Part of the Kordiimonas pumila genome is shown below.
GATGATGCCCGGCATGTTATCTGGCACCTGCCTGATGCGAGTGTTGACCGCGTGTTTCTTATTCATCCAGATCCATGGCCCAAACGGCGGCATGCACAGCGGCGTTTTGTTGGCCCTGAAAACCTTGATGATATTGCCCGTATCCTCAAAGACGGCGGTGAATTCCGTGTCGGGACTGATCACCCTATCTACCGGGAATGGACAGCTATTCAAATGGCGGAACGCCCTGATTTTACGTGGCTTGCTGAAAAACCGTCAGATTGGTTGGTGCGCCCGGATGACTGGCCTGAAACCCGCTACGAGGCGAAGGCTCTTGAAGGCCACGCAACATATTTCAGATATCTTCGAAACCCGCGTTAAAAACCTGCTAAAGCCCCCGAATCACCTGATTCGTATGGGCCCCATAGGCCTATACAAGGCAATCGCTGAGGAAAACCGCAGAAAAAGCTGTTTTCTCCCTTGCTACAAGGGGACGATGGAGGTATATAGAGCCCAACTTCTCCTAGAGTACTGGTGATTATTCAGGGAGTGGGCCTAGGCCCACAGCCGGGATCACCTACATCTAAATACAGAATTTTAGGGGATGATGGAAAGGACAAACCATTTGAGTGACGCTGCAGAACAGATCAGTGCGCTTATAGAAGCAACTGTGGAATCGCTCGGATATGAACTTATCCGTGTGACATATGGTGGTGGTAGAAAGCCTACTCTTCAAGTCATGGCCGAAAGACCAGATGGCACGATGGGTGTGGATGACTGTGCCCGGCTTTCACGCGAAATTTCCCTGTTGCTTGATGTGGAAGATCCGCTCCCTGCGGAATATTTGCTGGAAGTTAGTTCACCCGGTGTGGACAGGCCTTTAACACGTCCGGTGGATTTTGAGCGCTGGGTAGGGTTTGATGCCAAAGTTGAGCTTTCAGAGCAAATTGATGGCCGCCGCAGGTTTCGTGGAAAAATTCAATCCTATAACGACGGTGTCATTGTTTTGTCCTCCGATGAAGGTATTTTTGAGTTGGCGTTTGCCGAGGTATCGAAGGCCAAGCTTATTCTAACGGATGAACTTCTTGACGCGGTGAAGAAAAAAGCCCCTCAGGATCAGGCTGTTGGTGCCGAAGGTTAAGGTTTAATGAATTTGGGCTTTTGGGCCTGAGTTGTTTGGGGCGTCAGCCCGTAATAATGGAGTGAGATCGATGGCATCTGCTATCAGTGCTAACAGGCTTGAGTTGCTGCAAATTGCAGATCTGGTAGCCCGTGAAAAATCTATCGAAAAAGAGATTGTTCTCGAGGCAATGGAAGAAGCAATCCAGAAAGCTGCGCGCTCCAAATATGGCGCCGAAAACGAGATCAGGGCACAAATTGATAAAAACACAGGCGATATTCGTTTGTTCCGTGTGCTTGAGGTAGTTGAGGCCGTTGAAGAGCCTGCAACGCAGATCAGTGTTCAGGATGCGCAGAAGAATAAGCCTGATGCAGTGATTGGTGATTTTCTGGCGTCCAGCCTGCCGCCTATGGATTTTGGCCGGATTGCAGCACAAACGGCGAAACAGGTTATTGTTCAAAAGGTGCGCGATGCTGAACGCGAGCGTCAGTATGAAGAATATAAAGACCGTGTTGGCGAGATTGTAACAGGCCTTGTGAAACGTGTTGAGTATGGGAACGTGATTGTTGATCTGGGTAAGTCGGAAGCTATTATGCGCCGCGACCAAGTGATCCCGCGTGAACATATTCGTCAGAATGAGCGCATTCGTGGTTTCATTTATGAAGTGCGCCGCGAAAACCGTGGGCCACAAATTTTCATGTCTCGTACAAAGCCAGATTTTATGGGTGCTTTGTTTGCGCAGGAAGTGCCTGAAATTTACGATGGTATTATCGAGATCCGTTCCGTTGCGCGTGATCCTGGTAGCCGTGCAAAAATCGCAGTGATCTCGAATGATACATCGATCGATCCTGTTGGTGCTTGTGTTGGTATGCGTGGTAGCCGTGTTCAGGCTGTCGTGAACGAGCTGCAAGGCGAAAAGATCGATATTATTCCGTGGTCGCCTGATGTGGCTTCTTTCATTGTCAATGCGCTACAGCCTGCCGAAGTTGCAAAAGTGGTTATGGATGAAGACCGCAGCAGGGTTGAAGTTGTAGTGCCTGATGACCAGTTATCACTAGCTATTGGTCGCCGTGGTCAGAATGTGCGCCTTGCATCGCAGCTGACGGGCTGGACCATTGACATCATGACAGAAGCTGAAGAAAGCGAGCGCCGTCAGGAAGAATTTATGGCGCAAAGCAAGCGCTTTGTTGAGGCACTTGATGTTGATGATACACTTGCGCATCTGTTGGTAGCTGAGGGCTTCACGGATCTTGAAGAGATTGCTTTCGTTGAGCCGGAAGAGCTTCTTGCTGTAGAGGGTTTTGAGGAAGAGCTGGTTGAAGAACTGCAGCGCCGTGCGAATGATTTCCTTGAAGCGGAAGCAAAAGCGGCGGACAAAAAGCGTAAAGAGATTGGCGTTGATGATGCTCTCGCTGATATTGAAGGCCTGACACCGCAAATGTTGGTAGCGCTTGGTGAGGCAGAGGTTAAAACCCTTGAAGACTTTGCGGGCTGTGCCGCAGACGAACTGACAAGCAAAGACGATGGTATTTTGAAAGCATTTTCTCTAACAGAGGAAGATGCGAGCAATATGATCATGTCTACGCGGGTTGTGCTGGGCTGGATCAGTGCTGAAGATTTGCTAGGTAAGGAAGAAGAAGCAGAAGAAGCGGCTGAAGAAGCTGTAGAATCAGAAGCTGAAACTTCTGAGAATGTGCCAGCAGAATAAAGCTGGATGGGTGTATTGAAGAAGCTGTTATGCCAGAAAAAAACATACTTGATGATAGTTGTTTCTCTGACATAGCGGACTTGGCTCATAAAAATGGGCGGCGATGCATCCTGACGAAAAAGTCTGAACCGGTCACATTGCTGGTTCGACTAGTACTAGGCCCGGACGGCACACTTGTGCCAGATGTGGCGGCGCGGTTGCCAGGGCGCGGTATTTGGATGCTGGCAGACGGTGCACTGATAGAAAAGGCTGTTCAGGATGGCAGCCTTCACCGGCAGGCAAGCCGGTCCTTGAAAGTGTCGCTGTCAAAAGGTGCGGTGCCACAGGATTTGGTGGCAATGATAGACCGGTTACTGGTTCGTCGCTGTCTGGACAGACTGGGGCTGGAACAAAAAGCAGGGAACCTGCTGGCGGGTTTTGACAAGATCAAGGCCGCGCTTGGTAAAAAAGGGCATAAAAGCCCGACGCTTGTTTTGGCGGCCTCAGACGGCGCTGATGATGGGCGGAGAAAAATTCAGGCTGCCGTTGGAGGCGATGTTTCAACGGTGGTGCTATTTGATCGAGAGGCATTGTCGAAGGCACTTGGCCGCGACAATGTGGTACATGTGCTGCTGCTGAAAAGTGGTGGTACGCAGAAATTAAAGGCTGATATCAGCCGGTTATTATGGTTGCGGGGACAAGCCCCTCTTCCAGAAGCGCAAGGGAACGCAGAATAGTATGAGCGACGATAAAAAATTAACCCTGTCTGGTAAAACTCTTGGTGTTAACAAGGGGGTCGAAACAGGCCAGGTTCGTCAGAGCTTTAGCCACGGTCGCACAAAAGCTGTTGTGGTAGAGCGTAAGAAAAAGCGTGTTCTGTCGAAAAGCGGTGCCCCTGAAGCTGCGCCGGTAAATGCAGAAGTTTCTGCGCCGCATAAGCCACGCGCTTATGTGCCCAAAAAACCATCATCCGATGCTGACAGCCTGACAGGTACAGAGCAGGAAGCGCGCATGAAGGCACTTGAGGGTGCTAAGAAACGTGCTGAAGAAGAAGCAAAAGAGCGCGCTGCTGAAGAAGCACGGCGCGCTGCAGAACAGGCAGAACGTTTGAAGCTTGAAGCTGTTGCGAAAGAATCTTTTGATGAAGATGCAGAAGCGCGCAAAAAAGCGGAAATAGATGCCAAGAAAAAAGCTGAAGATATAGCGCGCAAAAAAGCAACTGCTGAAGCTGAAACGAAAGCGGCGGCAGAATCGACAACACGTCAAAAAGCTGAAGAAGCCGCTCGTAAAAAAACCGAGCTTGAAACGCGTGCTGTACAGCTTAAAAAAGCAAGCGAGGCGCGTCAGCAAACTGGCGGTGACGACGACGATGATGCCCGCCGTGGTAAATCAAAACGTAAAGATGTGAAAAAAGGCGCTGGCCCTGGGGCGGACACTGCAGAGCGCGCGGGTCGTGGTCGTGGTCGCGGCGCGGATGATCGCAGAAAAGGCCGCTTGACGATTTCTGCAGCAACAGGCGACGGCGAACGCCAGCGTTCGCTTGCAGCATATAAACGTGCGCAGGCTAAAAAGCGCGGTCTTCACATGCAGCAGCAGCCACAGGAACGCCAGTCTCGGGAAATTACCATCCCGGAAGCTATTACTGTGCAGGAGTTGGCACAGCGGATGGCTGAAAAATCAGTCGCTGTTATTAAAGCCCTGATGGGCCTTGGTATTGTTGCAACGATTAACGAAACACTGGATCAAGATACTGCACAGCTTGTTGTGGAAGATTTTGGTCATACTGCCAAGCGCATCAGCGAAGCAGATGTTGAAATCGGCATGTTTGGTGAAGAAGATGACACTGCAGATCTGGCACCTCGCGCCCCTGTGGTTACTGTGATGGGCCATGTTGACCATGGTAAAACATCGCTTCTGGATGCGCTTAGAAAAGCAAACGTGGTATCAGGCGAAGCTGGTGGTATTACGCAGCATATTGGTGCCTATCAGGTTACATCAGAAACGGGTAGCTTGATCACCTTCCTTGATACACCGGGCCACGCAGCCTTTACACAGATGCGGGCGCGCGGTGCACGGGCAACAGATATTGTTATTCTGGTGGTTGCAGCCGACGACGGTGTTATGCCGCAAACAATTGAGGCAATTAACCATTCTAAAGCGGCTGGTGTGCCGATGATTGTGGCTATCAACAAAATCGACCGCGAGGGTGCTAACCCGGACCGTGTTCGTCAAGAACTGTTGCAGCATGAAGTGGTAACGGAAAGCTTTTCTGGAGATACGCAGGAAGTAGAAGTATCTGCTAAAACTGGTGCAGGCCTCGATAAACTGAGGGAAGCTATTGCGCTTCAGGCTGAAATTCTCGAACTGAAAGCAAACCCGAACCGCGCTGCTGAAGGTGTGGTTGTGGAAGCAAAACTGGATAAGGGTCGCGGCCCGGTTGCGACTGTTCTTATTCAGCGTGGTACACTTAAAGTTGGTGATATTTTTGTGGCAGGCCCAGAGTGGGGCCGTGTGCGCGCACTTGTGACAGACAAGGGCGAGCAGGTTACAGAGGCTACACCAAGCCAGCCGGTTGAAGTGCTGGGTGCGAATGCTGCACCGGGTGCAGGTGATGACTTTGCTGTTGTAGAAAACGAGGCGCGCGCCCGTGAAATTACAGCGTACCGTCAAGACCAGATGAAAAAGAAACGCCAAGCGGCTCTCGCTACACCAAAGACACTGGAAAGTATCTTCTCGCAGCTTAAAGAAAGTGGCGACCAGATTTTCTTTGATGTGGTGCTGAAGGCTGATGTACAGGGTTCTGCGGAAGCGATTACCCAAGCGCTTGAAAAAGCCGGTAATGACGATATTAAATGTCGTGTTATTCATAGTGCTGTTGGTGGTATTACGGAAACCGATATTGGCCTTACGCTTGCCTCAAACGCTCTCTTGATCGGCTTTAATGTACGCCCGAATAAGCAAGCACGTGATATGGCAGAAGCTGACGGTGTGACCATCAAATACTATTCCATCATCTATAATCTGATTGATGATGTGAAAGCCGCGATGATTGGTGAACTTGGGCCAGAATATAAAGAAAATATCATTGGCCGTGCCGACATTAAAGACGCCTTCCAGGCTGGTAAATCTGGTAAGGCTGCGGGTTGTATTGTGACAGAAGGTAGTATCAGGAACGATCTTAAGGCACGTATCCTGCGTGATGATGTAATTATCTACGAAGGCCAGATTAATAACCTGCGCCGCTTCAAAGATGATGTGAAGAAGGTTGATTCCGGTCAGGAATGTGGTTTGACCTTTGAAAATTATCACGACTTTAGGTCAGGTGACGTGCTTGAAGTGTATGAACTTGAGGAAATTGAGCGCAAGCTATAGGTTGGCATGCGCACAGTTCTTCGTCAGGATTATTAATGTCCAAAGCCCGGCACAACACTAGCGGCGCACCGAGCACACGTATTTTGCGTGTGGGGGAAAATGTGCGTCATGCCATTGCGATGATTTTGGCGCGCGGTGATGTACAGGATCCTTTGCTTGAAAAAGCATCCATCACTGTATCGGAGGCCCGGATTAGCCCGGACCTTCGCAACGCCACTATTTTTGTGATGCCGCTAGGTGGTGATCCAAGCGGTGAAACCGTAAAAGCACTGAACAAGCACAGTGCTTTTATTCGGGGTGCCATGAGCCGTGTGGTTCATATGAAATATATGCCGAGTTTAAGGTTTATTCTGGATGAAAGCTTTGACGAAGCAAGCCATATTGATGCGCTGTTACGTGATCCAAAAGTAGCGCGTGATCTAGAGCACGACGAAGATGAGGCTCAAGAGTAAGCCTGTGTCACGCCGCCGCAAGGGAAATAAGGTTGATGGCTGGCTTGTAGTTGACAAGCCCCTTGGTGTTTCCAGCGCCGCCGTTGTTGGTACTGTCAAAAGGGTTACCAACGCGCAGAAGGTGGGGCACGGTGGCACGCTAGACCCTCTTGCAAGCGGTATTTTACCCATAGGTCTTGGTGAAGCGACCAAAACAATGTCTTACATTGTTGATGCCACAAAGGAATATGCCTTTGATGTCACATGGGGCACATCTACCGATTCGGACGATGTGGAAGGCGAAATTTTGCAATCTGGCGGCAGGGTACCAGATGAAAGCGAAATTATAGCAACCTTACCTCTGTTTACAGGGGCCATTGAGCAGTGCCCCCCGGCTTACAGTGCCATCAAAGTAAACGGTGAAAGGGCTTATGCCCTCGCGCGGCGCGGTGAAGAAGTGATTCTTGCTTCAAGAACCGTTGAAATTCAAGCGTTTAGGCTAGAAAAGCATGATCGTGAAGCTGGTGTGAGCAGCTTTCACGTAACATGTGGTAAAGGCACCTATATTCGCTCACTTGGGCGCGATATTGCCCTGAAACTGGGCACGTTTGGACATATCACTGCTTTGAGGCGATTACGGGTCGGTCCTTTTGCCTTGAATAAGGCGATTTCGCTGGAAAAGCTCGCAGAGTTGGGCCATAGTGCGCCCGCTGCGGAATTCATCCTTCCGATAACGACAGCGCTGGACGACATCCCGGCGGTTGCCGTTTCGGAATTGGAAGCAAAGGCCATCAGACACGGCCAGTGTTTTCCATCTTCCACAGTCAAGCAGGGTACAGTGGTGCTGATGGCAGAAGATCTGCCAGTTGCAATTGCTGAAGCCAAGGACGGTATGGTTCGTCCACTGCGGGTCTTCAATATTATTTAATTTAGGAGAAGACGATGTCGATTACTGCTGAACGCAAACAAGAAGTTATTACAGAATACGCTGTTAAAGAAGGCGATACGGGTTCCCCTGAGGTACAGGTTGCTGTTCTTACATCACGCATCGTGACACTGACAGAACACTTCAAAGATCATAAAAAAGATCACCACTCACGTCGTGGTCTGATTAAAATGGTAAACCAGCGCCGTAAGCTGCTGGACTACCTGAAGCGGAAAGACGAAAGCCGTTACCAATCTCTGATTGGTCGCTTGGGTCTTCGTAAATAATTAGTGCGGGCCGGCTGAATGAAGCCGGCCTGACTCTTTTGAAGCCCTCGCGCAGCAAGCTCTGGCGGGGGCTTTGAATTTAAAGTCTGCTTCATGAGAAGTAGCAAAACGACCCTGCCCATAATGAGGTGGTCAGGGATTTGGAAGGCGGGACATGCCCATGGGGGGTGTGTCGGGGTTATGCCGGTTGGAATGTTGTTTGTCCGGGTAACCCGCGAAAGGTAAATTGAATGTTTGATATACACCGTAAGGAAATTGAGTGGGGTGGCCGTACTCTGGTACTTGAAACTGGCCATGTAGCAAGACAAGCAACGGGTGCCGTTATGGCAACCTACGGCGACACAACAGTACTGTGTACGGTTGTGGGCGCAAAATCTGTAAAGCCGGGTCAGGATTTTTTCCCGCTTACAGTAAACTATATTGAAAAATACTATGCTGCCGGCAAGATACCCGGCGGTTTTTTTAAGCGTGAAGGACGTCCTTCAGAGAAGGAAACACTGGTTAGCCGTTTGATTGACCGTCCGATCCGCCCTTTGTTCCCAGACGGGTTCAAAAACGAAGTACAGATTGTTTGTACAGTTGTAAGCCACGACCTTGAAAATGATAGTGATATCGTTGCAATGATTGGTGCATCTGCGGCTCTTACACTTGCTGGCCTCCCCTTT
Proteins encoded:
- the trmB gene encoding tRNA (guanine(46)-N(7))-methyltransferase TrmB; the encoded protein is MKETAPHINTAPDSHRRFFGRRKGNRLSGRKQGLMDELLPRISVAIPDGETPLDPATVFDRPMRELWLEIGFGKGEHLAWQARANPDIGMIGCEPYLNGVAGLLTSIEEENLDNIRVYGDDARHVIWHLPDASVDRVFLIHPDPWPKRRHAQRRFVGPENLDDIARILKDGGEFRVGTDHPIYREWTAIQMAERPDFTWLAEKPSDWLVRPDDWPETRYEAKALEGHATYFRYLRNPR
- the rimP gene encoding ribosome maturation factor RimP, which translates into the protein MSDAAEQISALIEATVESLGYELIRVTYGGGRKPTLQVMAERPDGTMGVDDCARLSREISLLLDVEDPLPAEYLLEVSSPGVDRPLTRPVDFERWVGFDAKVELSEQIDGRRRFRGKIQSYNDGVIVLSSDEGIFELAFAEVSKAKLILTDELLDAVKKKAPQDQAVGAEG
- the nusA gene encoding transcription termination factor NusA is translated as MASAISANRLELLQIADLVAREKSIEKEIVLEAMEEAIQKAARSKYGAENEIRAQIDKNTGDIRLFRVLEVVEAVEEPATQISVQDAQKNKPDAVIGDFLASSLPPMDFGRIAAQTAKQVIVQKVRDAERERQYEEYKDRVGEIVTGLVKRVEYGNVIVDLGKSEAIMRRDQVIPREHIRQNERIRGFIYEVRRENRGPQIFMSRTKPDFMGALFAQEVPEIYDGIIEIRSVARDPGSRAKIAVISNDTSIDPVGACVGMRGSRVQAVVNELQGEKIDIIPWSPDVASFIVNALQPAEVAKVVMDEDRSRVEVVVPDDQLSLAIGRRGQNVRLASQLTGWTIDIMTEAEESERRQEEFMAQSKRFVEALDVDDTLAHLLVAEGFTDLEEIAFVEPEELLAVEGFEEELVEELQRRANDFLEAEAKAADKKRKEIGVDDALADIEGLTPQMLVALGEAEVKTLEDFAGCAADELTSKDDGILKAFSLTEEDASNMIMSTRVVLGWISAEDLLGKEEEAEEAAEEAVESEAETSENVPAE
- a CDS encoding DUF448 domain-containing protein; protein product: MPEKNILDDSCFSDIADLAHKNGRRCILTKKSEPVTLLVRLVLGPDGTLVPDVAARLPGRGIWMLADGALIEKAVQDGSLHRQASRSLKVSLSKGAVPQDLVAMIDRLLVRRCLDRLGLEQKAGNLLAGFDKIKAALGKKGHKSPTLVLAASDGADDGRRKIQAAVGGDVSTVVLFDREALSKALGRDNVVHVLLLKSGGTQKLKADISRLLWLRGQAPLPEAQGNAE
- the infB gene encoding translation initiation factor IF-2; the protein is MSDDKKLTLSGKTLGVNKGVETGQVRQSFSHGRTKAVVVERKKKRVLSKSGAPEAAPVNAEVSAPHKPRAYVPKKPSSDADSLTGTEQEARMKALEGAKKRAEEEAKERAAEEARRAAEQAERLKLEAVAKESFDEDAEARKKAEIDAKKKAEDIARKKATAEAETKAAAESTTRQKAEEAARKKTELETRAVQLKKASEARQQTGGDDDDDARRGKSKRKDVKKGAGPGADTAERAGRGRGRGADDRRKGRLTISAATGDGERQRSLAAYKRAQAKKRGLHMQQQPQERQSREITIPEAITVQELAQRMAEKSVAVIKALMGLGIVATINETLDQDTAQLVVEDFGHTAKRISEADVEIGMFGEEDDTADLAPRAPVVTVMGHVDHGKTSLLDALRKANVVSGEAGGITQHIGAYQVTSETGSLITFLDTPGHAAFTQMRARGARATDIVILVVAADDGVMPQTIEAINHSKAAGVPMIVAINKIDREGANPDRVRQELLQHEVVTESFSGDTQEVEVSAKTGAGLDKLREAIALQAEILELKANPNRAAEGVVVEAKLDKGRGPVATVLIQRGTLKVGDIFVAGPEWGRVRALVTDKGEQVTEATPSQPVEVLGANAAPGAGDDFAVVENEARAREITAYRQDQMKKKRQAALATPKTLESIFSQLKESGDQIFFDVVLKADVQGSAEAITQALEKAGNDDIKCRVIHSAVGGITETDIGLTLASNALLIGFNVRPNKQARDMAEADGVTIKYYSIIYNLIDDVKAAMIGELGPEYKENIIGRADIKDAFQAGKSGKAAGCIVTEGSIRNDLKARILRDDVIIYEGQINNLRRFKDDVKKVDSGQECGLTFENYHDFRSGDVLEVYELEEIERKL
- the rbfA gene encoding 30S ribosome-binding factor RbfA translates to MSKARHNTSGAPSTRILRVGENVRHAIAMILARGDVQDPLLEKASITVSEARISPDLRNATIFVMPLGGDPSGETVKALNKHSAFIRGAMSRVVHMKYMPSLRFILDESFDEASHIDALLRDPKVARDLEHDEDEAQE
- the truB gene encoding tRNA pseudouridine(55) synthase TruB → MSRRRKGNKVDGWLVVDKPLGVSSAAVVGTVKRVTNAQKVGHGGTLDPLASGILPIGLGEATKTMSYIVDATKEYAFDVTWGTSTDSDDVEGEILQSGGRVPDESEIIATLPLFTGAIEQCPPAYSAIKVNGERAYALARRGEEVILASRTVEIQAFRLEKHDREAGVSSFHVTCGKGTYIRSLGRDIALKLGTFGHITALRRLRVGPFALNKAISLEKLAELGHSAPAAEFILPITTALDDIPAVAVSELEAKAIRHGQCFPSSTVKQGTVVLMAEDLPVAIAEAKDGMVRPLRVFNII
- the rpsO gene encoding 30S ribosomal protein S15, whose protein sequence is MSITAERKQEVITEYAVKEGDTGSPEVQVAVLTSRIVTLTEHFKDHKKDHHSRRGLIKMVNQRRKLLDYLKRKDESRYQSLIGRLGLRK